From one Rhizobium rosettiformans genomic stretch:
- a CDS encoding carbohydrate ABC transporter permease, whose amino-acid sequence MFPTPIQKASPFAQTAYKILLPVALFLWLLPLIGVAITSVRPAGDLAAGNYFGIPSGFAGFANYSAVFNNSPIGYYILNSFKVTIPTVIGAVALSCLTGFALAVYKFKGNLVLFFMFVAGNFIPFQILMVPVRDMTLRAGLYDTTMGLVLFHVAFQTGFCTLFMRNFIKGLPFALIESARVEGVSEWRIFRYIVLPLMRPAIAALSVLIFTFVWNDYFWATVLVQGQHAMPVTAGLYSLNGQWVAAWHLVSAGSIVAALPPVAMFFLMQRHFIAGLTLGATKG is encoded by the coding sequence ATGTTCCCCACTCCGATCCAGAAGGCCTCGCCCTTTGCGCAGACGGCCTACAAGATCCTGCTGCCGGTGGCGCTTTTCCTCTGGCTCCTGCCGCTGATCGGCGTTGCCATCACGTCAGTGCGCCCCGCGGGTGACTTGGCCGCCGGGAACTATTTCGGCATCCCCTCCGGCTTTGCCGGCTTCGCGAACTATTCGGCCGTCTTCAACAACTCGCCGATCGGCTATTACATACTGAACTCGTTCAAGGTGACGATCCCGACGGTGATCGGCGCCGTAGCACTCTCCTGCCTCACCGGCTTTGCGCTTGCGGTCTACAAGTTCAAGGGCAATCTCGTCCTGTTCTTCATGTTCGTCGCTGGCAACTTCATCCCGTTCCAGATCCTGATGGTGCCGGTGCGTGACATGACGCTGCGTGCCGGTCTCTACGACACGACGATGGGCCTCGTGCTCTTCCATGTCGCCTTCCAGACCGGCTTCTGCACGCTGTTCATGCGCAATTTCATCAAGGGCCTGCCCTTTGCGCTGATCGAATCGGCCCGCGTCGAGGGCGTCTCGGAATGGCGGATCTTCCGCTATATCGTGCTGCCGCTGATGCGCCCGGCGATTGCAGCGCTGTCCGTGCTGATCTTCACCTTCGTCTGGAACGACTACTTCTGGGCGACGGTTCTCGTGCAGGGTCAGCATGCCATGCCGGTTACCGCCGGGCTCTATTCGCTGAACGGCCAGTGGGTGGCCGCCTGGCATCTCGTCTCCGCCGGCTCGATCGTCGCGGCCTTGCCGCCGGTCGCCATGTTCTTCCTGATGCAGCGCCACTTCATCGCTGGCCTCACACTCGGAGCGACCAAGGGATGA
- a CDS encoding beta-galactosidase, whose product MLGVCYYPEHWDESRWRTDARRMRELGISFVRIGEFAWSRLEPSRGNFTFDWLDRAIDVLHEAGLKVVLGTPTATPPKWLVDECPDIIPYDEQGRPRGFGSRRHYTFSSETWWKESARIVEIVAKRYGEHPGIVGWQTDNEYGCHDTTVSWGPEDLKSFKRWLRLRYQSTDQLNEAWGSVFWSMELTSFDDVALPNLTVTEPNPATRLDFWRFHSDQVAAYDKMQCEIIRKHSSGRWITHNFMGFVSDFDHFKVGDNLDLASWDSYPIGFVEKFPFTEEERNRWAETSHPDIAPYHHDLYRAVGKGRFWVMEQQPGPVNWAPWNPVPKPGMVRLWTWEALAHGADVVSYFRWRQAPFAQEQMHAGLNLPGLDEWSPGGKEAMQVSDELAALGALPETSQAPVALVFDYQSYWSTMIQPQGKDFRYEELCFRWYEALRHLGLNVDFVRPGVSLEGYPLVVVPCMTEVTEAARAELEKAGGVLVIGARTGSRDRNFRIPENLPPGPLGALTGNRVIQVSSMRPGLSDRVSGKVSGHAIRWREYVETSASVLATFDNGDPALTEKDNVLYLACWADAGLLAEVLELATKKAGVATLPVPDFIRIRRRGDLVFAFNYGTEDWTLPEGAVPVLGERVLRPQALAAWRA is encoded by the coding sequence ATGCTGGGCGTCTGCTACTATCCGGAACACTGGGACGAAAGCCGGTGGCGAACCGACGCGCGCCGGATGCGCGAACTCGGCATTTCCTTCGTGCGCATCGGTGAATTCGCCTGGTCTCGTCTGGAGCCCTCGCGCGGCAATTTCACCTTCGATTGGCTCGACCGGGCAATCGACGTGTTGCATGAAGCGGGACTTAAGGTCGTGCTCGGCACGCCGACCGCGACTCCGCCCAAGTGGCTCGTGGACGAATGCCCCGATATCATTCCCTATGACGAACAGGGCCGCCCGCGCGGCTTCGGCTCGCGTCGTCACTATACCTTTTCATCGGAGACCTGGTGGAAGGAGAGCGCGCGCATCGTCGAGATCGTCGCCAAGCGCTATGGCGAGCACCCCGGTATCGTCGGCTGGCAGACGGACAATGAGTATGGCTGTCACGATACGACGGTTTCCTGGGGTCCTGAAGATCTGAAGAGCTTCAAGCGCTGGCTTCGCCTGCGCTACCAGTCGACCGATCAGCTCAACGAGGCCTGGGGTTCGGTCTTCTGGTCGATGGAGCTCACAAGCTTCGACGACGTCGCTCTGCCGAACCTCACTGTGACCGAGCCGAACCCGGCGACGCGCCTCGACTTCTGGCGTTTCCATTCCGACCAGGTCGCGGCTTACGACAAGATGCAGTGCGAGATCATCCGCAAGCATTCGTCCGGTCGCTGGATCACCCATAACTTCATGGGCTTCGTCTCTGATTTCGACCACTTCAAGGTCGGCGACAATCTCGATCTCGCCTCCTGGGACAGTTATCCGATTGGCTTCGTCGAGAAGTTCCCCTTCACCGAAGAAGAGCGCAATCGCTGGGCCGAGACCTCGCATCCCGATATCGCGCCTTATCACCACGATCTCTACCGCGCCGTCGGCAAGGGTCGCTTCTGGGTGATGGAGCAGCAGCCGGGTCCGGTGAACTGGGCGCCGTGGAACCCCGTGCCGAAGCCGGGCATGGTGCGGCTGTGGACGTGGGAGGCGCTCGCGCATGGGGCTGATGTCGTCAGTTACTTCCGTTGGCGTCAGGCGCCCTTCGCGCAGGAACAGATGCATGCGGGCCTGAACCTTCCCGGCCTCGACGAGTGGTCGCCGGGCGGCAAGGAAGCCATGCAGGTCTCTGACGAGCTGGCTGCGCTCGGCGCGCTTCCCGAAACGAGCCAGGCACCTGTCGCGCTGGTCTTCGACTATCAGAGCTACTGGTCGACGATGATCCAGCCGCAGGGCAAGGATTTCCGCTACGAGGAACTCTGCTTCCGCTGGTACGAGGCCCTGCGTCATCTCGGCCTCAACGTCGATTTCGTCCGTCCGGGCGTCTCGCTCGAGGGCTATCCGCTCGTTGTCGTGCCCTGCATGACGGAAGTCACTGAAGCGGCACGCGCCGAGCTTGAAAAGGCTGGGGGTGTCCTAGTGATCGGTGCGCGCACGGGTTCGCGCGACCGCAATTTCCGCATTCCGGAAAACCTGCCGCCGGGTCCGCTGGGCGCACTCACGGGCAATCGCGTCATTCAGGTTTCCTCGATGCGCCCCGGGCTCTCGGATCGCGTTTCTGGCAAAGTGTCGGGTCATGCGATCCGTTGGCGGGAATATGTCGAGACATCGGCTTCGGTGCTCGCCACCTTCGACAATGGTGATCCGGCGCTCACCGAAAAAGACAATGTGCTCTATCTTGCCTGCTGGGCGGATGCAGGGCTGCTGGCCGAGGTGTTGGAACTGGCGACGAAGAAGGCCGGTGTTGCCACGCTGCCGGTGCCGGACTTCATTCGTATCCGCCGTCGCGGCGATCTGGTCTTTGCCTTCAACTACGGAACAGAAGACTGGACGCTCCCTGAAGGTGCCGTTCCCGTACTGGGTGAGAGGGTCCTGAGACCGCAGGCGCTCGCCGCCTGGCGTGCCTGA
- a CDS encoding ABC transporter ATP-binding protein, whose protein sequence is MADVSLRDVKKQFGALSVIKGVDLDVKDGEFCVFVGPSGCGKSTLLRMIAGLEEITSGSLAIGGQDMTSIGPSERGVAMVFQSYALYPHMTVEENIGFGLKMTGHSKALIAERTAVAAKMLQLEPLLQRKPGQLSGGQRQRVAIGRAIVRNPEVFLFDEPLSNLDAALRVQMRTELSKLHQDLKATMIYVTHDQVEAMTMADKIVVLSAGKIEQVGSPLELYHRPNNLFVAGFIGSPKMNFLKVQASAADGVAVVRLPGAEISIPTHGAGVPAGELTFGLRPEHIDATGKGDVVIDATVKLAEYLGSETLFFVTLADGSELAVKADGLASEKPGQTLRLGINAKACHLFDKDGKAVINGDLTR, encoded by the coding sequence ATGGCTGACGTGAGCCTGCGTGACGTCAAGAAACAGTTCGGCGCACTCAGCGTCATCAAGGGTGTGGATCTCGACGTCAAGGACGGCGAGTTCTGCGTCTTCGTCGGCCCTTCCGGCTGCGGCAAGTCCACGCTTTTGCGCATGATTGCGGGCCTCGAGGAGATCACCTCCGGTTCGCTTGCGATCGGTGGCCAGGACATGACCAGCATCGGCCCGTCCGAGCGTGGCGTTGCCATGGTCTTCCAGTCCTATGCGCTTTATCCGCACATGACCGTCGAGGAAAACATCGGTTTCGGCCTGAAGATGACCGGCCATTCCAAGGCCCTGATCGCCGAGCGCACCGCCGTTGCCGCCAAGATGCTACAGCTTGAGCCGCTTTTGCAGCGCAAGCCCGGCCAGCTTTCGGGCGGCCAGCGCCAGCGCGTGGCCATCGGCCGCGCCATCGTCCGCAATCCGGAAGTCTTCCTGTTCGACGAACCGCTGTCGAACCTCGATGCAGCACTGCGCGTCCAGATGCGCACGGAGCTTTCCAAGCTGCACCAGGATCTGAAGGCAACGATGATCTACGTGACTCACGACCAGGTCGAGGCCATGACGATGGCCGACAAGATCGTCGTCCTGTCTGCCGGCAAGATCGAGCAGGTCGGCTCGCCGCTCGAACTCTACCACCGCCCGAACAATCTCTTCGTTGCCGGCTTCATCGGCTCGCCGAAGATGAATTTCCTGAAGGTTCAGGCTTCGGCTGCCGACGGTGTTGCCGTGGTGCGTCTGCCCGGGGCGGAGATCTCGATCCCGACGCATGGGGCGGGCGTGCCGGCTGGGGAGCTGACCTTCGGCCTGCGTCCCGAGCATATCGACGCAACCGGCAAGGGCGATGTCGTCATCGACGCGACCGTCAAGCTCGCCGAATATCTCGGTTCGGAGACGCTGTTCTTCGTCACGCTTGCCGACGGCTCGGAGCTTGCGGTGAAGGCCGATGGTCTGGCCAGCGAAAAGCCCGGCCAGACGCTGCGCCTCGGCATCAATGCCAAGGCCTGCCATCTGTTCGACAAGGACGGCAAGGCCGTCATCAATGGGGATCTGACACGATAA
- a CDS encoding alpha-galactosidase: MSEIIIIDSGQLSLSLRLPDLGMPEILSFGAEPVEPDSLFAIERSSRVNGMDVAVPSSVLLPTGGMGFFGWPAIAGHRGGRDFVAQFGGWTVSRDGNRTVLTGIDAVANLSLAITLTAHTSGLISMATKLTNRGDTDYQLDRCMAGTFLAPAGDLQVMSFTGIWGREFQTRRELLGNGTWIQENRRGRTSHDRFPMLFIESETQIFGVTLGFSGNHQMVIDRTDDGRRLVHLGELFEPGEMTLAPGESYESPLAYAGADTEDFHAFVREELTTWPGGQMSPRPVTLNTWEGNYFDHQMDSLKAQATAAAELGIERFVLDDGWFGKRDNDTTSLGDWDIDARKYPDGLKPLVDHVTGLGMQFGIWFEPEMVNPVSELYKAHPDWALTVEGRPILESRTQLVLDLTRPEVSDYLFSKIDAVLSNHAVSYIKWDMNRDLTHAAGRDGKAKTAAQTRAVYALMDRVRAAHPNVEIESCASGGGRIDYGALKRTHRVWTSDCTDALERLEIQRGASVFVPPEILGSHISASPNHQTGRRHTLAFRALVALAYHLGVELNPLELAEEERAELKVYIETYKRLRDLFHAPGASFRMEPLDGRYVWGAASAEKIVVIVAQGPQMVGEQPAPLRLPDEITQFGGQWRIKTVLPAEPQFIRISEGQKALLSGGVSFALSSAGLAGLPLPMLMPESALLLELESIKGGKTHG, from the coding sequence ATGAGTGAAATAATCATCATCGATTCGGGCCAGCTGTCGCTGAGCTTGCGCCTGCCGGACCTCGGCATGCCGGAGATCCTGTCCTTCGGGGCGGAGCCTGTCGAACCCGATTCCTTGTTCGCGATCGAACGGTCAAGCCGCGTCAACGGCATGGACGTGGCGGTACCCTCGTCCGTTCTCCTGCCGACAGGCGGCATGGGCTTCTTCGGCTGGCCGGCGATTGCAGGTCATCGTGGGGGGCGTGACTTCGTCGCACAGTTCGGCGGCTGGACTGTTAGCCGAGATGGCAATCGCACGGTGCTGACCGGTATCGATGCCGTCGCGAATCTATCGCTTGCCATCACGCTGACGGCGCATACCTCCGGCCTCATTTCGATGGCGACGAAGCTGACCAATCGCGGCGACACGGACTATCAGCTCGATCGCTGCATGGCCGGCACCTTCCTTGCACCGGCAGGTGACCTGCAGGTGATGAGCTTTACCGGCATCTGGGGGCGTGAGTTCCAGACGCGGCGCGAGCTGCTCGGCAATGGCACCTGGATCCAGGAAAATCGTCGTGGGCGTACGTCCCATGATCGCTTTCCGATGCTGTTCATCGAAAGCGAGACCCAGATCTTCGGCGTCACGCTTGGCTTCAGCGGCAACCACCAGATGGTCATCGACCGCACCGATGACGGACGGCGCCTCGTACATCTCGGTGAGCTGTTCGAGCCGGGTGAGATGACCCTCGCTCCGGGCGAAAGCTATGAAAGCCCGCTTGCCTATGCAGGCGCCGATACGGAAGACTTCCATGCCTTCGTGCGCGAAGAACTGACCACTTGGCCGGGCGGCCAAATGAGCCCGCGCCCGGTGACGCTCAACACCTGGGAAGGCAATTACTTCGATCACCAGATGGACTCGCTCAAAGCCCAGGCGACAGCGGCTGCCGAACTCGGCATCGAGCGCTTCGTGCTCGACGACGGCTGGTTCGGCAAGCGCGACAACGACACAACGAGCCTTGGCGACTGGGATATCGATGCCCGCAAATATCCCGACGGCTTGAAGCCGCTGGTGGACCATGTCACAGGCCTTGGTATGCAGTTCGGCATTTGGTTCGAGCCTGAGATGGTGAACCCGGTTTCCGAACTGTACAAGGCGCATCCCGACTGGGCGCTGACGGTCGAGGGTCGTCCGATCCTCGAATCGCGCACCCAGCTGGTGCTGGATCTGACCCGCCCCGAAGTCTCCGACTATCTCTTCAGCAAGATCGATGCGGTGCTCTCCAACCACGCCGTTTCCTACATCAAGTGGGACATGAACCGCGATCTGACGCATGCCGCGGGTCGCGACGGCAAAGCGAAGACTGCTGCCCAGACCCGTGCCGTCTATGCGCTGATGGACCGCGTTCGTGCCGCTCATCCCAATGTCGAAATCGAAAGCTGCGCCTCCGGGGGCGGGCGTATCGATTATGGTGCGTTGAAGCGCACCCATCGCGTCTGGACGTCCGATTGCACGGATGCGCTGGAGCGGCTGGAAATCCAGCGCGGCGCTTCGGTCTTCGTGCCGCCGGAAATTCTCGGCAGCCATATCTCGGCCTCACCGAACCACCAGACGGGCCGTCGGCATACACTCGCCTTCCGGGCGCTGGTGGCGCTTGCCTATCATCTCGGTGTCGAGCTCAATCCGCTGGAACTGGCGGAGGAGGAGCGCGCCGAGCTGAAGGTCTATATCGAGACCTACAAGCGACTGCGTGACCTCTTCCATGCGCCGGGCGCCAGTTTCCGCATGGAGCCGCTGGACGGTCGCTATGTCTGGGGTGCGGCTTCGGCCGAGAAAATCGTGGTGATCGTCGCTCAGGGGCCGCAGATGGTGGGCGAACAGCCAGCACCTCTGCGCCTGCCCGATGAGATCACCCAGTTCGGTGGCCAGTGGCGGATCAAGACCGTGCTGCCGGCAGAACCGCAATTCATCCGTATCTCCGAGGGCCAGAAAGCGCTGCTTTCCGGCGGTGTCAGTTTCGCGCTTTCCAGTGCCGGTCTTGCCGGACTGCCGCTGCCGATGCTGATGCCCGAAAGTGCACTTCTCCTCGAACTCGAATCGATCAAGGGAGGCAAGACCCATGGCTGA
- a CDS encoding cryptochrome/photolyase family protein — MVKASRIHLVLGDQLSHSLSALADVEPENSLVLMAEVMSEATYVKHHKKKIAFLFSAMRHFAEDLREKGLTVRYVTLDDPENTQSLKGELVRALAEIGATSVVVTECGEWRLADEMWGWEAALGVPVEIREDDRFLCSIEDFREWRKGRKQLRMEYFYRDMRRRHRVLLEGEEPVGGKWNFDAENRKPPAEGLKGPNRISHRKDAITKSVLALVEERFAGHMGSLDSFHFAVTADQAEMELQQFIDEILPNFGDYQDAMVKGEPYLYHSLVSSYINAGLLMPIDVIRRAEAAWFEGRAPLNAVEGFIRQILGWREYVRGIYWTEMPEYAALNHLVATRPLPQMYWTAKTDMACMKGAVGDTIEHAYSHHIQRLMVTGNFAMLAGINPAEVCEWYLAVYSDAYEWVELPNTLGMALYGDGGIMASKPYAASGKYIDRMSNFCGGCRYDPKLTTGPKACPFNALYWDFLDRNTEKLARNPRLSNMYATWRRMDPFKQDAIRKHAAQVLETLNTI; from the coding sequence ATGGTGAAGGCGTCGCGTATCCATCTCGTTCTCGGGGATCAGCTCAGTCACTCCCTGTCAGCGCTCGCCGATGTCGAACCTGAAAACTCGCTGGTGCTCATGGCGGAAGTCATGAGCGAGGCGACTTATGTGAAGCATCACAAGAAGAAGATCGCCTTTCTCTTTTCCGCCATGCGGCACTTTGCCGAGGACTTGAGAGAGAAGGGGCTTACCGTCCGTTACGTCACCCTGGACGATCCCGAAAACACGCAGAGCCTGAAAGGCGAGCTTGTCCGCGCTCTAGCCGAGATCGGCGCAACCTCCGTCGTCGTGACGGAATGCGGGGAGTGGCGTCTGGCGGACGAGATGTGGGGCTGGGAAGCCGCTCTCGGTGTGCCGGTCGAGATCCGCGAGGATGATCGCTTTCTCTGTTCGATCGAAGACTTCCGGGAATGGCGCAAGGGCCGCAAACAGTTGCGCATGGAGTATTTCTATCGCGACATGCGCCGGCGTCACCGCGTGCTGCTGGAAGGCGAGGAGCCCGTCGGCGGCAAATGGAACTTCGATGCCGAGAACCGCAAGCCACCGGCAGAGGGGCTGAAGGGGCCAAATCGGATCAGCCACCGAAAGGATGCGATCACGAAGTCCGTGCTGGCTCTGGTCGAAGAGCGCTTCGCCGGCCACATGGGCTCGCTCGACAGTTTCCATTTTGCCGTGACCGCTGATCAGGCGGAGATGGAGCTTCAGCAGTTCATCGACGAGATCTTGCCCAATTTTGGCGACTATCAGGACGCGATGGTGAAAGGCGAGCCCTATCTCTATCACTCGCTTGTTTCCTCCTACATCAATGCCGGCCTACTCATGCCGATCGACGTCATCCGCCGGGCGGAGGCCGCCTGGTTCGAGGGTCGCGCACCGCTCAATGCCGTCGAGGGTTTTATCCGGCAGATCCTCGGCTGGCGCGAATATGTCCGCGGTATTTACTGGACAGAGATGCCCGAATATGCGGCGCTCAACCATCTTGTCGCCACCCGTCCGTTGCCGCAGATGTACTGGACGGCGAAGACCGACATGGCCTGCATGAAGGGTGCGGTCGGCGATACGATCGAACACGCCTATTCGCATCATATCCAGCGGCTGATGGTGACGGGCAACTTCGCGATGCTGGCCGGGATCAATCCTGCAGAAGTCTGCGAATGGTATCTTGCCGTCTATTCCGATGCCTACGAATGGGTCGAATTGCCGAATACGCTCGGCATGGCGCTTTATGGCGACGGCGGGATCATGGCGAGCAAGCCCTATGCGGCGAGCGGCAAATATATCGACCGGATGAGCAATTTCTGCGGCGGCTGTCGTTACGATCCGAAGCTGACGACGGGCCCAAAGGCCTGTCCGTTTAACGCGCTCTACTGGGACTTCCTCGATCGCAATACGGAGAAGCTGGCGCGCAATCCGCGGCTTTCCAACATGTATGCGACCTGGCGGCGGATGGATCCTTTCAAGCAGGACGCCATTCGCAAGCATGCCGCCCAGGTGCTTGAGACGCTCAATACGATCTGA
- a CDS encoding SDR family oxidoreductase — protein MSDFSGMTSLNPGYRALVLGASGGIGGAFAAAIKADPNCGSVVELSRSVDGFDITDDASVGAAAAKLSEAGLKFDLILCATGALVIDGNGPEKTIKAIQGDVMAAQFALNAIGPALALKHFAPLLSNEGKSVFATLSARVGSIGDNKLGGWISYRSAKAALNQITRTSAIEIARLRPKSVVVALHPGSVDTGFSGGFSKAHDKIQPGESVAMMLSVLDQLEPSQTGGFFAYDGQPIEW, from the coding sequence ATGTCCGACTTTTCCGGAATGACGTCCCTCAATCCCGGCTACCGTGCGCTCGTGCTTGGGGCGAGTGGAGGTATCGGCGGCGCCTTTGCGGCTGCGATCAAGGCCGATCCGAATTGCGGCAGCGTGGTCGAACTCTCCCGCAGCGTTGACGGGTTCGACATCACGGATGATGCGTCTGTCGGTGCTGCGGCCGCGAAGCTTTCGGAAGCGGGCCTGAAATTCGATCTCATCCTCTGCGCCACCGGCGCGCTCGTGATCGATGGCAATGGCCCGGAAAAGACGATCAAGGCGATCCAGGGCGATGTGATGGCGGCGCAGTTCGCCCTGAACGCGATCGGCCCGGCTCTGGCGCTGAAGCATTTCGCACCGCTCCTTTCCAACGAGGGCAAGAGCGTCTTCGCCACGCTCTCGGCGCGGGTCGGGTCGATCGGCGACAACAAGCTTGGCGGCTGGATCTCCTACCGCTCGGCCAAAGCGGCTCTAAACCAGATCACCCGCACCTCGGCGATCGAGATCGCTCGTCTGCGACCGAAGAGTGTGGTGGTGGCGCTGCATCCGGGTTCGGTGGATACTGGCTTCTCGGGCGGCTTCTCCAAGGCACATGACAAGATCCAGCCGGGCGAGAGCGTCGCCATGATGCTGTCGGTGCTGGATCAGCTTGAACCGTCGCAGACGGGCGGCTTCTTTGCCTATGACGGCCAGCCGATCGAATGGTGA
- a CDS encoding SDR family oxidoreductase has protein sequence MADYPTPPFPQKKVPMPGRTADMNPRPDHGEESYKGSGKLEGLNAIITGGDSGIGRAVAIAYAREGADVLISYIEEDEDAKDTARWVEKAGRKAVLVRGDIQSADHCREIVDIAVRELGGVDILVNNAAHQATFDDITEIPDEEWELTFRVNIHAMFYLTKAAVPHMKNGGSIINTASINSVSPSPHLLAYATTKGAIQNFTAGLAQMLAEKSIRANAVAPGPIWTPLIPSTMPEDKVKNFGKQVPMQRPGQPAELQTAYVMLADPLSSYVSGATIAVTGGKPII, from the coding sequence ATGGCCGACTATCCCACGCCGCCCTTTCCACAGAAAAAGGTTCCGATGCCGGGCCGGACCGCCGACATGAATCCGCGGCCCGATCATGGCGAAGAAAGCTATAAGGGTTCGGGCAAGCTCGAAGGGCTGAATGCGATCATCACCGGTGGAGACAGCGGGATCGGTCGGGCGGTGGCAATCGCCTATGCACGCGAAGGTGCCGACGTGCTGATCTCCTATATCGAGGAAGACGAGGACGCCAAGGACACCGCGCGCTGGGTTGAAAAGGCTGGGCGCAAGGCCGTGCTGGTCCGAGGCGACATTCAGAGCGCTGATCATTGCCGAGAGATTGTCGACATAGCGGTTCGTGAACTCGGCGGCGTCGACATTCTCGTCAACAACGCCGCCCACCAGGCGACTTTTGACGACATCACCGAAATCCCGGATGAGGAGTGGGAGCTGACCTTCCGCGTCAATATCCACGCCATGTTCTATCTGACCAAGGCGGCCGTGCCGCATATGAAAAACGGCGGTTCGATCATCAACACGGCCTCGATCAATTCCGTCAGTCCCAGCCCGCATCTTCTCGCCTATGCGACCACCAAGGGCGCGATCCAGAACTTTACCGCTGGGCTTGCGCAGATGCTGGCGGAAAAGAGCATCCGGGCCAATGCTGTGGCACCCGGTCCGATCTGGACGCCGCTCATTCCCTCAACGATGCCGGAGGACAAGGTGAAGAACTTCGGCAAACAGGTGCCGATGCAGCGCCCCGGGCAACCGGCCGAATTGCAGACGGCCTATGTCATGCTCGCCGATCCGCTCTCCAGCTATGTGTCCGGCGCGACGATCGCCGTCACAGGCGGCAAGCCCATCATCTAA
- a CDS encoding alkaline phosphatase family protein yields MNKVILIVLDGLRYDAARTCLGYMEGLVAAGRADVRKLTCELPAMSRPLYETLLTGRKPVDHGVVSNGVVRRSMGDNLFARVRAQGGVTAAAAYHWVSELYVSCPFDRYCDRILVDGTGDITHGIFYWDDAYPDSHLFADAEWLIRSMAPDFLLLHPMNVDDAGHKHGGDSIGYRNAARTQGDLLARHVPDWVEAGYTVIVTADHGMGDDGNHAGPTPQETEVPFYTVGFRLGSDAPIKQTEIAGLVCRLMEIDPGAMPDFDGAIERL; encoded by the coding sequence ATGAACAAAGTGATCCTGATCGTTCTCGACGGGCTGCGTTACGACGCGGCCCGTACCTGTCTCGGCTATATGGAAGGGCTCGTGGCTGCGGGGCGCGCCGATGTGCGCAAGCTGACCTGCGAGCTGCCGGCCATGTCGCGGCCGCTCTATGAGACCTTGCTGACGGGGCGAAAGCCCGTGGACCATGGCGTGGTCAGCAATGGCGTGGTGCGCCGTTCCATGGGGGACAATCTCTTCGCGCGAGTCAGGGCACAGGGTGGCGTGACGGCAGCCGCCGCCTATCACTGGGTTTCGGAGCTCTATGTCTCCTGCCCGTTCGACCGGTACTGCGACCGGATTCTCGTTGATGGGACCGGCGATATCACCCATGGCATTTTCTACTGGGACGATGCCTATCCCGACAGCCATCTCTTCGCCGACGCCGAATGGCTTATCCGGTCCATGGCGCCCGACTTTCTTCTGCTGCACCCGATGAATGTCGATGATGCTGGCCACAAGCATGGTGGCGACAGCATCGGTTATCGCAACGCGGCCCGGACGCAGGGTGATCTGCTTGCACGGCATGTGCCTGATTGGGTCGAGGCCGGCTACACGGTGATCGTCACCGCCGATCATGGGATGGGTGATGACGGCAATCATGCGGGGCCGACGCCCCAGGAGACCGAAGTGCCGTTTTACACGGTCGGATTCCGACTCGGTTCCGATGCCCCGATCAAGCAAACCGAGATTGCGGGGCTTGTCTGCCGGCTTATGGAGATCGATCCCGGCGCCATGCCGGATTTCGACGGTGCCATCGAACGCCTCTGA